The proteins below are encoded in one region of Sphingomonas sp.:
- a CDS encoding cobalamin-independent methionine synthase II family protein yields the protein MGTKFRTTHTGSLPRPDALAKMMFARGEGVPVDEAALDGAVDAAVAEMVARQVEAGIDIIGDGEMSKPSYATYIQDRLTGFGGEGASYAFQDLDDYPGTKAKVFGDTGRARRRALACNGPIAVKDMDAPRIDAERLVAKAQGRETFMSAASPGVTALFFPNDYYPDHEAYLFAIAEGLRHEYETIAAAGITLQVDCPDLAMGRHVQYTDLELPEFRKRIGMHIAALNHALANIPADRLRMHLCWGNYPGPHHCDVPLADIIDLVWTAKPATILFEAANPRHAHEFTLFEEVGVPEGKILCPGLIEPQSTYIEHPELIAQRLIRYADLVGADRVIGGVDCGFSIHVGSGGLDPEVVWAKLAALAHGAELASDRP from the coding sequence ATGGGCACCAAATTTCGCACCACCCACACCGGCAGCCTGCCCCGACCCGATGCCCTCGCCAAGATGATGTTCGCGCGCGGCGAAGGCGTGCCGGTCGACGAGGCCGCGCTCGATGGCGCGGTCGACGCGGCGGTGGCCGAGATGGTCGCGCGTCAGGTTGAGGCCGGGATCGACATCATCGGCGACGGCGAAATGTCGAAGCCGAGCTATGCGACCTATATCCAGGACCGGCTGACCGGGTTCGGCGGCGAAGGCGCTTCCTACGCATTCCAGGATCTCGACGATTATCCTGGGACCAAGGCCAAGGTGTTCGGCGACACCGGCCGCGCCCGCCGCCGCGCGCTGGCCTGCAACGGCCCGATCGCGGTCAAGGATATGGACGCGCCGCGGATCGACGCCGAGCGGCTGGTCGCCAAGGCGCAGGGCCGCGAGACCTTCATGAGCGCAGCCTCGCCGGGCGTCACCGCGCTGTTCTTCCCGAACGACTATTATCCCGATCACGAGGCTTATCTGTTCGCGATCGCCGAGGGGCTGCGCCACGAATATGAGACGATCGCCGCCGCCGGGATCACCCTGCAGGTCGATTGCCCCGATCTGGCGATGGGCCGGCACGTCCAATATACCGATCTCGAGCTGCCCGAATTCCGCAAGCGGATCGGCATGCATATCGCGGCGCTCAATCACGCCCTGGCCAATATCCCCGCCGATCGGCTTCGCATGCATCTGTGCTGGGGCAATTATCCCGGCCCGCACCACTGCGACGTACCGCTGGCCGACATCATCGATCTGGTATGGACCGCCAAACCGGCGACGATCCTGTTCGAGGCCGCCAACCCGCGCCACGCGCATGAATTCACTTTGTTCGAGGAAGTCGGGGTGCCCGAGGGCAAGATCCTCTGCCCCGGCCTGATCGAACCGCAATCGACCTATATCGAGCATCCCGAGCTGATCGCCCAGCGCCTGATCCGATATGCCGACCTAGTCGGCGCGGACCGCGTCATCGGCGGGGTCGATTGCGGCTTTAGCATCCATGTCGGCAGCGGCGGCCTCGATCCTGAAGTCGTCTGGGCGAAACTGGCCGCGCTTGCGCACGGGGCTGAGCTCGCGAGCGATCGCCCTTAA